ACTGTTACTAGAACCATGTGAATAAGTAAAAGTAGCACGATGGTCTTCGCTGATATTCCAGTCTAGTTTCAATGAATATTTTTCATCTTCTAATGGAATAGAGTCGTCCCAACTACCAGCATCATAACCATATTTGTCTTTAGCTATGTTGATTACACGATCAACTTCGGCTTGAGACACTTGGGTAACTTTATTAGCAACATTAGAATCTGATGGGCCTTTATCAACAGAACTTGGCGATTCAAAGGTTTCGTAAGATGCGAAGAAAAATAGTTTATCTTTAATGATAGGACCGCCAAATGTAGCACCCCAAGTTTCTTCATCAAAGCTTAAATCAATTTTGTCACCATCATCAGTTTCAGGTGTACCAGCCCAAGCATCTTTAGCTTGTTCGATAAACATTGAACCGTGAAAATCATTTGTACCTGATTTAGTAACAACGCTCACTTTACCACCAGAGAAACCGCCTTCTTTAGCGGTAAATGGTGCAATTGCCACACTAATTTGATCAATTGAATCAAAAGAAATTGGCGAACGCTCTGTAGGGTAACCGTTACCAGCTAAACCAAAATCATCATTCAGGTTTACACCATCAACAGCTAAGCTGTTATATCTTGGGTTACTACCTGCTAGAGATAGGGTGTTGCCGTCGTTACTAACTACAGCCATTGGGTTTTGACGAACAATGTCTTTCAAGTCACGGTTAAAAGCAGCTGACTTAGTAAGATCATCACCACTAAATACACTAGAAGAACCTTTTGATGGGTCAAAAAATCCTGAAGAACCTGTAACAGAAATACGTTCGATATTAACATCATCTAAAACTTCATTAAGACGGAATACATCTCCCAATGTAATATAAATACCTTCTAATGTTTTATCTGCATATACATCAGAATCAATAGTTACCGTGTATGGACCACCAACACGTAAACCTTGAGCTGAGAAATTACCCGTATCATTAACTTTTAATGTTTTACGAGTGCCTGAAGGCTCATGAACGATGGTAATCGTTGCATCAGTAACTACATTGCCGCTTGCAGTTAAGATGTTGCCACGAATTGACGATGACGTATCATCAGCCATGGCTGATGTTGACAATCCTAACGCAAGTACAACTGCGCCAGTAATGCGAGAGAGACGATGAGTTTTCATCATATTATTCCTTGGTATAAGTTAGATTTTTGTTTTGTATTATGTTTTATTTAAATTTTACTTAGCTAATTATTAATCTATTTATTATTTTAAAAGCTTTATTCAGGAGAAATTAAAACAGAGTTTTCTTACATTTTCATTACAAACTTTTACATCTATATATTTAAAAATTTACATTTGCTAATTAAATAATACATAAAAACACAACGCTAACAATTAAACCCTACAATAACAACAATTTAGGCTAATATTTTAAACAGGACAAAAAAACACTTATAACTAAAACAATACATAATTCAATTAAGCATAACAAAAAATCATAAAAACAAACCATTTGGTCAAGATAAAATAAAGTATGATTTTAAGCAAGTTTATAAAGGGCTGTGATGGTTTACATAATTTAACCATTCGAAAAATAATTTGTTCAAACCATTAAATTTACCAATTAAATAATACAAAACGTATTAAAACAGTGTCTTAACAAAATATTTAAATTAAACTACTCATTTTTTAACGAAAAAACTAAAACTAACTTGATAAAAACAGTTCATTTAATAAGTAAAACTGTAGGCAAGGCTCAAATTAGATAAATAATTTATGTTAGGTTCAGCATTCAGCTAACAAATGTCATATTAAGCCAATAAAATAGTGTTAATAATAAAAATATAATTTTATATAAATAAAAAGGTTAATCACGTGAGCAACAATACCAGCAGTGAAAAGCAAGGAAGTATTCGGGCTAGAAGTGAAGCAATTATTTTAAACGCTGCACAAAAAGAATTTATCCTGCAAGGCTATAAAGGCGCAACAGTTCAGTCTATTGCTGATAATGCTGGATTACCTAAAGCTAACGTATTGTATTACTTTAAAAATAAAGAAAATATCTATCACGCTGTTTTACAATTAACGTTAGATACTTGGGATCAAGGCATTGGTGAACTTGATATTAATGACGGCCCTGTTGTTGCTATCGAAAAATTTATTGCATCAAAGGTTAAAATGTCTTTTGAGCATCCAGAAGCCTCTAAAATTTATGCGATGGAAATCATACAAGGCGCATTACACTTAAAAGAATTTGCTCGTACGTATCTGCGCCAGTGGGTGAGAGAAAAAGCTAAGGTATTTCAAGTTTGGATTGATAGTGGTGAAATGAAAGATGTTGATCCCATTAAACTTATATTCTTAATTTGGTCATCTACCCAACATTATGCTGACTTTGAGCAACAAGTGTTAACCATCATGAATCGTGCAGATTATGAAGAAGATGATATTACCCAAGTCACTGAGTTTTTAACTGACTTTATATTACGTGGTTGTGGGTTAAAGTAGGAAATCTTATGAAAGTATTTATAAACTCATTAGCAACAGCGTTGTTGATATATTCAGGTATAACAATGGCAGGCACAACAAACAACACACCTTCAACCCTTCGCATCGCTACATTTAATGTCAGTATGGAAGCCTTAAATTATTTACCTTCTGAATTAGGTAAAGAAGTTAAGCCAAACGGAAATGAATTGGCTGAAGCATTAACTCAAAACCACCAACAAATTAGAAATATTGCAGAAATTATTCAACGAGTTAATCCAGATGTTATTTTATTAAATGAATTTGATTCAAATGATGAAAGCCATCAATCATTAAAACTGTTCATATCGCAATACTTAGCGAAAAGCCAACAAGGTGAAAACGCAATAACCTATCCTTACTTCTATCAGGGTCCTGTTAATACAGGTGTTGCTTCTGGATTTGATTTCAATAATGACAATAAAATAGGTGAACTGCCTAACGATGCCTTTGGCTACGGACTTTTTTCAGGGCATTTTGGCATGGCATTATTATCTAAATATCCCATTGTTAAAGATAAAATTAGAACATTCCAATTATTCAAATGGCGCGACATGCCAAATGCCATGATGCCAATTAATCCTGAAACTAAAACATCTTGGTATAACGAAAAAGCCTGGAATAACTTCCGATTATCTTCAAAATCTCATTGGGATATTCCATTAAATGTTAATGGCGAAGAGCTACATATTTTAGCAAGTCACCCTACTCCACCAGTATTTGACGGACCAGAAGATCGAAATGGTAAACGAAACTTTGATGAGATACGTTTTTGGATTGATTACCTAACACCAACTGCCGCTAGCTATATTTATGATGATAATAATCACTTTGGCGGTCTTGCTGAAGATAAAGCCTTTGTTATTTTAGGTGACTTAAATGCAGATGCCGTTGATGGAAATGCCATTAAATCGGGTATTGAGCAACTAATTACACATACTCGTGTAAATGATCCTAAACCTACAAGCCAAGGTGGAAAACTGCACAGAGAAGATAACCCTAACGCAAAAAACCATACGGCATACTGGGGCATGCGAGCCGATTATGCGCTGCCATCTAAAGCGCAACTAAATATTGTTGGCTCGGGTATATTTTGGCCAACAAAAGTTGAGCCTGAATTTAGATTAATAAAAGACCGTGCAGCTTCGTCTGATCACCGACTTGTTTGGGTTGATGTCGCTTTTAAATAATAATTTCCATCATCAATAACGGTTTAATAACTATATAATTAAACCGTTGAATTTAAATATAAAGTTAGCGGATATAACTATGAAAAAATTCATTCCAACATTATTAACCAGCCTTTTGATAATGTCTTGTACTCAACTTCAAGCAACTCAAGAATCTCCAGAAAATACAATGGCTGATAACATGCCTAAAAATATCATCATGGTAGTGGGCGACGGCATGGGGCCTGCTTTTACAAGTGCTTATAGATATTATAACGACGATCCCAACACACCTGAAATTGAACAAACCGTATTTGACCGTAACTTTACCGGCACAAGTAGTACTTACCCTGATCCTGAATCGGGTTACGTAACAGACTCTGCTGCCAGTGCTACCGCTTTATCAACAGGCATTAAAACCTACAATAATGCGATAGGTTTAGATATTAACAGAGAGCCTATTGAAACCGTTTTAGAGTATGCAAAAAAACAAGGTAAAAAAACGGGTGTTGTAGTGACCGTGCAAATAAATCACGCCACCCCTGCTTCTTACTTGGCCCATAATGTACACCGTTATAACTATAACGCTATCGCAGATAGTTATATTGATGACGGCATAAAAGCAGACTTGTATTTAGGTGGCGGCTTAGAATACTTTATTCGTGAAGACCGAAATCTAGTGGAAGAGTTTATAGCTTCAGGATTTCACTATATTGATAAATATAGCGAAATAGCATCAATCCCTAAAGACAAACCGGTATTAGGTTTATTTGATAAAACCAATTTACCTTGGGCTTTAGATGATACCAATAAACATCGTTTATCAATGATGACTAAAGCGGCAATTAAGCAACTAGAAAACAAAAATGGTTATTTTATGCTAGTAGAGGGAAGCCAAATTGATTATGGCGGGCATGCAAGAGATATTGCAGCTGCGATGGCAGAAATGGACGATTTAGCAAAAACTCTTGAATACCTTGAAAGCTATGTCGCACAAAATCCAGATACATTAGTCGTGATCACAGCAGATCACAGCACTGGTGGTTTAACCATAGGTAAGAAAACCGAACGTACTGACCCAAACATTAATAGTAAATATTTATGGCGTCCTGAGTTTATAAGAGCCATGACCATGTCTCCACAAGCGATGGCAATAAAGTTTACTGATAATGAATTAAGCTTAGAAAATATGAATAAACTGATGACTTTTGATATTACAGAAGCTGACATCATCAATATGAAACAAGCCAAACTTATTGATCAAGGTATTATTAAGCAATTTAACTCACTATCTAGTGCCGATAAAAAAGGCAAAAGAGCACCAAGACCTTATCAATCTGTACTTAATGTGATTACTAAAATAATTGATGTGAAAACAAACACCGGCTGGGGTTCAATTAGCCCATCAGGCACTCATACCGGTATCGATGTACCTGTTTTTGCATTTGGTAAAGGCAGTGAAAACTTTAACGGCTTTCAAGACAATACTGATATCGCTAAGAAAATTTTCACCTTGTTGGGAAAGAAATAATACCAAGTAAACAATATACATCTTGTCATTATTTTATAGTCTGATAAAAAACGCCGAGTAAATTACTCGGCGTTTTTATTTGAAAATATTATAGTTACTAACCTTATAGTTAATAACTCTCTTATGATGGTTTTGTTTTTACTGCTAAGACTCCTGGTTCAAAACATCATTAAAGCGTGCAAAGCCTTGCTCTAAATCTGCAATTAAATCATCAACATTTTCCAAACCGACATGTAAACGTATTAGCGGAAATTTATAAGGCCAGTTAGTGACTGTTCTCATTTTGTTAACGTTTGAAATACCTAATATAAGACTTTCAAAACCGCCCCACGAATAACCCATTTTAAAATGTTCCATGCCATCTAAAAGTGCCGTTAATGCTTCATTATTCCCTTTATTTAACACAAAGGAGAATAAACCGTTAGCGCCGGTAAAATCACGTTTAAACTCTTCATGGCCAGGACACGATGGCAGTGCAGGATGTAATATGGTTTCAACTTCACTGCGTGATGCTAACCAATCAGCAATTTTAAGTGCACTGGTTTCATGTTGCTGTAAACGCACGCTTAAGGTTCTAATACCACGCATAGCAAGGTATAAATCATCAGGTGAGGTACATTGCCCCATGATATAACTGCTTTCACGTAACTGCGGCCAGTGTTCTTCGGTAGCAGTTGCTGTGCCCAACATGACATCTGAATGGCCAACTATGTACTTAGTTGCAGCTTGTATTGAAACATCTACACCATAATCAAAAGGTTGAAAATTAACCCCTGCTGACCAAGTATTATCTAACATAACAATACAGCCGTGACGATGCGCTACTTCAGCTATAGCAGGTACATCTTGTATTTCCATCGTTATTGAGCCCGGAGATTCGAGAAAAACAACACGAGTGTTTGGTTTAATTAATGATTCAATGCCCTTGCCAATTAAAGGGTCGTAATAAGTGGTTTCAATATTGAGTTTGGCTAATATTTTATCGCAATAATCACGAGTGGGTTCGTAAGCAGTATCAACCATTAAAATATGATCGCCCGTTTTAACAAACGCCAATATTGCATTAGTAATAGCTGCAGTGCCTGAAGGATATAACGCACAACCTGCACCGCCCTCTAAATCTGTCATAGCATCGCAAAATGCGAATGAAGTTGATGTGCCGCGTCTGCCATAAAACAACACCTGATTAGTTTTATTAGCCGTGGCATGCTTCATTTCTTTCACTGAATTAAAAACCACCGTTGAAGCACGCTCAACAGGTGGGTTAACAACACCACGTGTCCATTGCTTTTTACGGCCAGCATTAATGAGTTTGGTTTCTTTTTTCATTATAAATTCCATTCCACGGTTATTTTCATATATCGAATACTTAGCTAAAAAATCGATCTAAAGTCATTAAGGACAATGTATTAATAGTTAAACAATAAACATTTACGCTAAAGTTAAAAACCAATATAGCTATCTAGCCATCTATAATTATTTATAACGTGAATCAGTTAAATAAGCACGTTTTATTTTGACATAACTTAGTTGTCATACTTCTTAAGCGCAGTTAAAGATAATTTTTAAATCACTAGCGCATATAGCGCAGAAGGTAAATTATGGTTAGCAATAAAGGCTATTAGCGCTATAGGCGTTCAAATAAATTCATTTGGCTGTTGGTTATTTCATCAAAGCTTGTGCCAATAAATGGCAAAATAGCGTCTGCTACCGCTAACAACTGACGATCAATATAAAATTGATAATCTAAAGCAGCACTTTGACAGCCCTTAGCTTGTGGACCATTTATTGTCATAACATACTCTATCCAGCCTTTATTTTGGTATTTCATAGGTTTACCTTGCTGCTGGTATATTTCATCCGCTAACCTTGCTGCGCGAACATGGGGAGGTACATTTTTAACATAAAGCTCAAGTTTTCGTCTTAAGCGTTTACGGTAGTAGAGTAACTCGTCATGTTTTCCTGCTAGCGTATCGACAACCATTTTTTTTATATATTCAACAACAGGCTCATTATTAAATACTTTCCAATACAAGGTACGTTGAAACTGTTTCGCCAATTCAGTCCAATCGGTGCGAACACTTTCCAAACCTTTAAACACTAATTGTTGTTCTTCGCCTTTTTGCACTAAACCAGCATAGCGCTTTTTAGTCCCCACATCTTGGCCACGAATGGTTGGCATTAAAAATTTAATAAAATGGGTTTCAAATTCAATTTCAAGTTCACTGACAATACTGAACTGTTCTAAAAGCAAAGCTTGCCATTTTTCATTAATGTAAGCTTGTAACGTTTTGCCAAGTGCCCTGCTATTTTCAGCACTTTGATCATCACCAACATGAACAAATATCGAGTCGGTATCGCCGTAAATAACTTGATAACCTTTAGCTTCTATCCATAATTTGGTGGTTTTTAAAATGCTATGGCTGCGTTTCGTAATTGAGCCTGATAAACGGGGATCAAAAAATCGACACCCTGTCGATCCTAAAATGCCGTAAAAAGAGTTCATGATAATTTTTATCGCTTGCGACAACGCCGCGTTTTTATCTTTTTTCGCTATATCACGCTCTTTCCAAAGCTCGGTGATAATATCAGGTAGAAAATGCTTTTCTCTTGAGAAATATGCACCATCAAAGCCCTCTATTGCTGTTTCTGGCGACTTTAAACCTTCAATCAAGCCCATAGGGTCAATATTGAAACTTCGAATAATACTGGGGTACAGGCTTTTAAAATCTAACACTAATACATTTTTATAAAGCCCTGGGGTCGAATCCATAACAAAGCCGCCTGGCGATTCAAAGCCTTGATCGCCATCCCCCATATTGGGTGCTACATAACCACTACGATGTAACTTCGGCAAATATAAGTTGGTAAATGCCGCTACAGAGCCACCCATTCGATCAATAGATAACCCGGTTAGCTGTGCTCTCAGCATGGCGAATTCTAATAGTTGCGTATGCTTAAAAATCAGAACCACTAAGCGACAATCTTCGAGGTTGTACGCTGCTAGTGCCGTTTTATTATGATGAAAGTTGTCGGTTATCTCTTGTAATCTGTTATCAACATCGTCAACTTTTTTACCTATGCCGAGCAAAGTATTAGCGACATTATCGAGTGAAAAGCTAGGAAAGTTATACGTGGCGGTTTTTAATAAATCGATACCATCAAGTATCACACGACCATTAATCTCGATAAACTGCTGTTCACTAGCTTTGTTCGTGCGCCAATAAGGCGTTTTCCTATCTCGCCCTATGGCAAACTTAATATTGTGTAAATCGTAGCGTTTTTGTAACAGGTTAAAATCAAAGTTGATCACGTTCCAACCAATAATAATATCGGGGTCGTGCTGCGTAAACCATGCTAATAAACTCAACAGTAATTGCTGCTCATCAGCAAGCCATAAAATATCAACATCACAATGTTTAATTTTCTCATTTGCTATTTCTTGTTCATTGGCAATCATCATAACTTGCTGACAATGCTCGCTATATAAACCAATAGAATATAATTCTCCCGACATTGAACATTCAATATCGAGTGAAACTGTTGAGAGTTTAATGTCAGATTGCTGTGCTTTATCTATAGGTTTACATTTCACCCTTTCATAGCGTCGATAGCGTTGATTGCTAGTTTGGTTTTGAGAGTGGTTTTGAATGAGGTTTTGGCTCAGTTTTAACGGTGACTCTTGTCCTGCAAAAGTAATGTCTGCGGTAATAAAACGCTCCATTAAAAAGCGATCATCGGGACGAATATCATCTTCGTAACATTTAACACCTTTTTGTTTTAATGCTTCTCGAGCCTGATAAAACGCTTTTAAGGTTAAAAAATAAACCGCGGCAACCTTTACTTGCTTAAATGTTTTTAGTGCCAGTGGTTTTATTTCATCGACGTTAATGCCTTGATTGGCCAAAATATCGCTAGCATGATTTACATCACTTACCTCAACAAAAAAAACAGCTCGTTCATTATCAATAATCAGTTGCACAGGGCCTTGTGGCGTTTTCAGCCATAATGTTATTTCAATATGATTATTACGATCGCTAGCGCTGCGGGTTAAAAGAAAACCGCGTTTATTATCTATCGACTCAAGGAGCTGAGGAATTTGATCAGGAGAAAGTTGCATTAATGGTTCTAATTATTCATAACAAACTGTTAATATATACAGCAGTGTAAATCATCTATTGTCGATAGGAAACTACAGCCGCGATGTTAAGCGATAAAATTAAGCAAGTTATTCGAACCTCCTACAAAGCTATAGGTGAAAACCTGACCAACTTTAACCCGCGCAAGCAGCAAACCTTCTTAATTGCTGAAATTGCTAAAACCCTTGCCGGTGATTACGATAAAGTACGTAAAATCATTACTATTGAAGCTGGCACCGGAACGGGTAAATCACTAGCCTACGCATTAGGCTCTATTCCATTAGCATTAAGTCGCAATAAAAAAGTCTGTATCGCTACGGCAACGGTGGCTTTGCAAGAGCAATTAGTGGATAAAGATTTACCGTTTTTAAAAAAGCACAGTGGTTTAGACTTCACCTTTACGTTAGCAAAAGGTCGACAACGTTATGTTTGTCGACAGAAACTCGCGCAAGCGGTGGCAAATGACGATAGCCCACAAGCAGGTTTTACTTTTGCTGAAAAACCTCAAGCCAGTGATATTCGCACCTTAATTAAAATGCATAAAGCACTCTCTGATAATACTTGGCCTGGCGATATTGATGCATGGCCTGAGCCGATTAATCATCAAATTTGGCAACAAATACAAGCTGACAAACACAGCTGTTTAAAACATTTATCTGAACACAGTCATTGCCCATTTCATAAAGCTAGAGAGAGCATGGAAGCAGCTGATGTTATAGTGGTTAACCACAGTTTATTACTTGCAGATTTAGAGCTTGGTGGCGGTCGAATATTATCGGCTCCTGAAGATACTTTCTACATAATTGATGAAGCGCACCACTTACCAAAGGTAACGCGTGACCATTCTAGCGCAAGCATGACCATCAAGGGAGCCATTGACTGGCTTAGTAAGTTGCAAGAAACCGGTGATAAAATAGCAAAACTGGTTAAATCGAACAGCGCTATATCACCTTCAATAAAATTAGCAGATGATTGCCAAGATATTTTAGCGGACATGCAAAAAGTATTAAGCTTTATTGACAATAATCGCAGTATTTATTTTCACCAAACGACATCAAATAGCAGTAATAAACAAAGTCAAAATCAAGCGCTTCAATATCGATTTGAAAACGGTATTATTCCAAAAACACTAAAAAATTGGGCAGAAGATTTAACGGACAGTTCGAAGAAATGTTTAGCGCATTTAAACAAGCTTTATAACTTGTTAATGGAGTCGGTAAAAGACGGCGATACACAAATGTATTTAGCTGAGCCTTTATTAGCTGAGTCGGGATTTATGATCCAGCGCTTAGAAAACTTTAATTCGCTTTGGCAAATGTACGCTAAAACCGATAGTGAAAAAGGTGCGCCAATGGCACGTTGGTTAGAGCAAATAGAAGGTAAACGAAGTGACTACTTAATTAGCGGTTCACCGATTGAAGTAGGCTTTACCTTAGAAGATATGCTTTGGTCAAAATGT
The Colwellia sp. Arc7-D genome window above contains:
- a CDS encoding TetR/AcrR family transcriptional regulator; translated protein: MSNNTSSEKQGSIRARSEAIILNAAQKEFILQGYKGATVQSIADNAGLPKANVLYYFKNKENIYHAVLQLTLDTWDQGIGELDINDGPVVAIEKFIASKVKMSFEHPEASKIYAMEIIQGALHLKEFARTYLRQWVREKAKVFQVWIDSGEMKDVDPIKLIFLIWSSTQHYADFEQQVLTIMNRADYEEDDITQVTEFLTDFILRGCGLK
- a CDS encoding endonuclease/exonuclease/phosphatase family protein, with translation MKVFINSLATALLIYSGITMAGTTNNTPSTLRIATFNVSMEALNYLPSELGKEVKPNGNELAEALTQNHQQIRNIAEIIQRVNPDVILLNEFDSNDESHQSLKLFISQYLAKSQQGENAITYPYFYQGPVNTGVASGFDFNNDNKIGELPNDAFGYGLFSGHFGMALLSKYPIVKDKIRTFQLFKWRDMPNAMMPINPETKTSWYNEKAWNNFRLSSKSHWDIPLNVNGEELHILASHPTPPVFDGPEDRNGKRNFDEIRFWIDYLTPTAASYIYDDNNHFGGLAEDKAFVILGDLNADAVDGNAIKSGIEQLITHTRVNDPKPTSQGGKLHREDNPNAKNHTAYWGMRADYALPSKAQLNIVGSGIFWPTKVEPEFRLIKDRAASSDHRLVWVDVAFK
- a CDS encoding alkaline phosphatase; translated protein: MKKFIPTLLTSLLIMSCTQLQATQESPENTMADNMPKNIIMVVGDGMGPAFTSAYRYYNDDPNTPEIEQTVFDRNFTGTSSTYPDPESGYVTDSAASATALSTGIKTYNNAIGLDINREPIETVLEYAKKQGKKTGVVVTVQINHATPASYLAHNVHRYNYNAIADSYIDDGIKADLYLGGGLEYFIREDRNLVEEFIASGFHYIDKYSEIASIPKDKPVLGLFDKTNLPWALDDTNKHRLSMMTKAAIKQLENKNGYFMLVEGSQIDYGGHARDIAAAMAEMDDLAKTLEYLESYVAQNPDTLVVITADHSTGGLTIGKKTERTDPNINSKYLWRPEFIRAMTMSPQAMAIKFTDNELSLENMNKLMTFDITEADIINMKQAKLIDQGIIKQFNSLSSADKKGKRAPRPYQSVLNVITKIIDVKTNTGWGSISPSGTHTGIDVPVFAFGKGSENFNGFQDNTDIAKKIFTLLGKK
- a CDS encoding cystathionine beta-lyase, with the protein product MKKETKLINAGRKKQWTRGVVNPPVERASTVVFNSVKEMKHATANKTNQVLFYGRRGTSTSFAFCDAMTDLEGGAGCALYPSGTAAITNAILAFVKTGDHILMVDTAYEPTRDYCDKILAKLNIETTYYDPLIGKGIESLIKPNTRVVFLESPGSITMEIQDVPAIAEVAHRHGCIVMLDNTWSAGVNFQPFDYGVDVSIQAATKYIVGHSDVMLGTATATEEHWPQLRESSYIMGQCTSPDDLYLAMRGIRTLSVRLQQHETSALKIADWLASRSEVETILHPALPSCPGHEEFKRDFTGANGLFSFVLNKGNNEALTALLDGMEHFKMGYSWGGFESLILGISNVNKMRTVTNWPYKFPLIRLHVGLENVDDLIADLEQGFARFNDVLNQES
- a CDS encoding DNA polymerase II yields the protein MQLSPDQIPQLLESIDNKRGFLLTRSASDRNNHIEITLWLKTPQGPVQLIIDNERAVFFVEVSDVNHASDILANQGINVDEIKPLALKTFKQVKVAAVYFLTLKAFYQAREALKQKGVKCYEDDIRPDDRFLMERFITADITFAGQESPLKLSQNLIQNHSQNQTSNQRYRRYERVKCKPIDKAQQSDIKLSTVSLDIECSMSGELYSIGLYSEHCQQVMMIANEQEIANEKIKHCDVDILWLADEQQLLLSLLAWFTQHDPDIIIGWNVINFDFNLLQKRYDLHNIKFAIGRDRKTPYWRTNKASEQQFIEINGRVILDGIDLLKTATYNFPSFSLDNVANTLLGIGKKVDDVDNRLQEITDNFHHNKTALAAYNLEDCRLVVLIFKHTQLLEFAMLRAQLTGLSIDRMGGSVAAFTNLYLPKLHRSGYVAPNMGDGDQGFESPGGFVMDSTPGLYKNVLVLDFKSLYPSIIRSFNIDPMGLIEGLKSPETAIEGFDGAYFSREKHFLPDIITELWKERDIAKKDKNAALSQAIKIIMNSFYGILGSTGCRFFDPRLSGSITKRSHSILKTTKLWIEAKGYQVIYGDTDSIFVHVGDDQSAENSRALGKTLQAYINEKWQALLLEQFSIVSELEIEFETHFIKFLMPTIRGQDVGTKKRYAGLVQKGEEQQLVFKGLESVRTDWTELAKQFQRTLYWKVFNNEPVVEYIKKMVVDTLAGKHDELLYYRKRLRRKLELYVKNVPPHVRAARLADEIYQQQGKPMKYQNKGWIEYVMTINGPQAKGCQSAALDYQFYIDRQLLAVADAILPFIGTSFDEITNSQMNLFERL
- the dinG gene encoding ATP-dependent DNA helicase DinG produces the protein MLSDKIKQVIRTSYKAIGENLTNFNPRKQQTFLIAEIAKTLAGDYDKVRKIITIEAGTGTGKSLAYALGSIPLALSRNKKVCIATATVALQEQLVDKDLPFLKKHSGLDFTFTLAKGRQRYVCRQKLAQAVANDDSPQAGFTFAEKPQASDIRTLIKMHKALSDNTWPGDIDAWPEPINHQIWQQIQADKHSCLKHLSEHSHCPFHKARESMEAADVIVVNHSLLLADLELGGGRILSAPEDTFYIIDEAHHLPKVTRDHSSASMTIKGAIDWLSKLQETGDKIAKLVKSNSAISPSIKLADDCQDILADMQKVLSFIDNNRSIYFHQTTSNSSNKQSQNQALQYRFENGIIPKTLKNWAEDLTDSSKKCLAHLNKLYNLLMESVKDGDTQMYLAEPLLAESGFMIQRLENFNSLWQMYAKTDSEKGAPMARWLEQIEGKRSDYLISGSPIEVGFTLEDMLWSKCEGAVLCSATILALNSFDHFRRQAGLRTDDGSQYQKVDSPFDYQNNAQLIIPKMQYEPSAEPFTDELIAKLPEQIKRGKATLVLFSSYWQMDKVVTALREQTELSILVQGEQSRQKIIETHKALCDKKQDSIIFGTQSFSEGLDLPGEYLTNVIITKLPFSVPSSPVEEAQAEYIIVKGGNPFMSISVPETSKKLIQATGRLLRNEKDYGVIVLMDRRLVNKRYGKDLLNSLPPFKRVIE